Proteins encoded by one window of Bactrocera oleae isolate idBacOlea1 chromosome 4, idBacOlea1, whole genome shotgun sequence:
- the Had2 gene encoding lambda-crystallin, whose amino-acid sequence MHHAHDLNWTVKYNYIHFLCGFVHKMKNEKIGIIGSGLIGRAWSMLFASVGYKVMLYDILPEQTSNALKEIEKELYALQARGALRGTLSPAEQFSCISVTTDIGELVSNAIYLQECIPERLEWKRTLYTELADIVSSETIMASSTSTYMPSLFSEQMKQHRENVLVAHPLNPPYYIPLVEIVPAPWTKPDVVARTSELMLEIGQKPVTLTRQIEGFATNRIQYAILNEVWRLVADGVVSVADVDRVVTEGLGLRYALLGPLETAHLNADGVSDYFQRFGAEVYAVSQTYGPTPKMEAGATLSQIAAECEDMVPRAQLQTRREQRDRFLRELCALKKQLE is encoded by the exons ATGCATCACGCGCACGATCTTAATTGGACTgttaaatataattacatacattttctttgtggctttgtgcataaaatgaaGAACGAGAAAATCGGTATTATAGGCAG TGGCCTCATCGGACGTGCCTGGTCCATGCTATTCGCTTCTGTCGGGTACAAAGTAATGCTGTACGACATATTGCCCGAGCAAACTAGCAATGCGTTAAAGGAAATTGAGAAGGAACTGTATGCGCTCCAAGCAAGAGGCGCTCTCCGCGGCACACTGAGTCCAGCTGAGCAGTTTAGTTGTATCAGCGTAACCACTGATATAGGTGAACTGGTAAGCAATGCTATCTATCTGCAGGAATGTATACCGGAACGTCTTGAATGGAAGCGTACGCTATATACAGAGCTAGCTGACATTGTCTCTTCCGAGACGATCATGGCTAGCTCGACAAGCACATATATGCCGTCGCTCTTTAGTGAACAAATGAAACAGCATCGTGAGAAT GTGCTGGTTGCGCATCCACTTAATCCACCTTACTACATACCGCTTGTAGAAATTGTACCTGCACCTTGGACTAAACCCGATGTGGTGGCACGCACAAGTGAACTAATGTTGGAGATTGGCCAAAAACCGGTGACACTCACACGACAGATCGAGGGTTTCGCCACAAATCGCATACAATATGCTATACTCAATGAAGTTTGGCGCTTAGTTGCCGATGGTGTGGTGAGTGTAGCCGATGTGGATCGTGTTGTGACTGAGGGTTTAGGCTTGCGTTATGCACTTTTGGGTCCGCTCGAAACGGCACATTTGAATGCCGATGGTGTGTCGGATTATTTTCAACGTTTTGGCGCTGAAGTTTATGCTGTAAGTCAGACTTACGGTCCGACGCCCAAGATGGAGGCCGGTGCAACTTTGTCGCAGATTGCCGCTGAGTGTGAGGATATGGTGCCGAGAGCGCAATTGCAGACACGACGGGAGCAACGCGATCGCTTTTTACGTGAACTGTGCGCGCTCAAAAAACAGTTAGAGTAG